TGCCAGCGCTGGCGGCGGCCCCGGTCTTCCCGGCCCTGAGCGGCCGCGTGGTCGACAAGGCCAACCTGCTTTCGCCCGCCGTCGAAGCGGACCTGACCGGCAAGCTGGAAGGCCTGGAAAAGTCCACCGGCCGCCAGTTGGTCGTCGTCACCCTGCCGGACCTCGGCGGGCTGGAGATCGAGGACTACGGCTACCGGCTCGGCCGGGCCTGGGGCCTGGGCGACGCCAAGGCTGACAACGGCGCCCTGCTGATCGTCGCCCCCAACCAGAGGGCGGTGCGCATCGAGGTCGGCTACGGCCTCGAGCCCTTCCTGACCGACGCCCTCTCCAGCGTCATCATCAACAGCGCCATCGTCCCGAAGTTCAAGGCCGGCGACATGCAGGGCGGCATCGTCGCCGGGACAGACAGCCTGATCCAGCAGCTGACCCTGCCGGTCGGCGAGGCCCGCGCCCAGGTCAAGGCGGCGGAAGCCCCGGCCCGGGAACGCGGCGGCGGCTTCCCGGTCTGGCTGTTCCCGATCATCCTCTTCGTCGTCATCGTCATCCTCAGCCGCCTCGGCGGCCGGGGCCGTCGCCGGTCCGGCCTCGGCGCGGCCCTGCCCTGGATCCTGCTCAACGCCGCCACCAGCAGTGGCGGCTGGAACAGCCGGGGCAACGGCGGCGGCTGGTCGGGCGGTGGCGGCGGCTTCTCCGGCGGCGGCGGCTCGTTCGGCGGCGGCGGCGCGACGGGGCGGTGGTGACATGCAGCTGACTTCCGCCGACCAGACCCGCATCGCCGCCGCCGTCGCGACCGCCGAGACCCGCACGGCCGGCGAGATCTATTGCGTCGTCGCCCCCCGCGCCTCGGAGTATCGCGAGGTCCCCATCATCTGGGCGTCGCTGCTGGCCCTGGCCCTGCCGCCGATCGCCCTGTTCGCCGGCTTCCGCCCCCGCGCCCTCGACGCCCTGTTCGGCGGCTGGACGGTCGGACACGACCTGCTCATCAGCCATACGGTGCTGGCGGCGCTGGCCGCCTACATCGGCCTGCAGCTGGCCGTCTTCATCCTCGTCCTGCTGCTGATGATGATTCCGGCCGTCCGCCGCTTCGCCACGGCGGCTCCGCTGAAGACCGCGCGGGTGCGCCGCGCCGCCCTCGACCAGTTCCTCAGCCACGGCCTGCACCGGACCAAGGACCGCACCGGCGTGCTGATCTTCGCCTCGCTCGAGGAACGCCGCGCCGAGGTTATCGCCGACGAGACCATCTACCTGGCCGCGCCCCCGGCCGTCTGGGAAGAGGTCGTCGCCCTGCTGGTCGCCGGCCTGAAGTCGGGCGACCTCGCCGCCGGCTACATCGCGGCCATCGAAAAGTCCGGTGACATCCTGGCAGCCCACGTGCCGCCCCGCGCCAACAACCCCAACGAACTGTCGGACCGTATCGTGGTGCTGGACGAGCGTTCTTGAGGGCAAAAAATCACCACGAAATCAATGGTGTATCGAATATGTCTAGACATATTCATCGCCTTTTCCTGCCCCCGCGACCAGTCTGGCCGAGGGCGTAGGTCGGCGCGGCGCGACTTCGACCCACAAACCCGGCCAATCGACCCACGCAGGACCCACGCCCCGGGCTACAGTCTCGCGGGCCCGGACCACGCGAAAGCCCACGGACACGGGGGTCGCGCCCGTTCTGGACGGCTATCCGAAGGCGACCGGACTATTTCGTAGGTCGGGCGAGCGGCGGTATAATGGATCGCCGCTTCGATAAGCTAGTCCGCCGTCCGCCCGCGCTTGCGCACGTACATGGTGGCGTCGGCCTCGGCCAGGGCGGTTTCCGGATCGGCGCCGGGTTCGATCTGCCGCACCCCGGCGGTGATGTGCAGCGGGGCCGACCAGTCGCCGAAGGTGACCGGCGTCCTTTCGATCACCTTGACCAGAC
The nucleotide sequence above comes from Caulobacter sp. NIBR1757. Encoded proteins:
- a CDS encoding TPM domain-containing protein; amino-acid sequence: MARALKGWLIGLALAVFAMPALAAAPVFPALSGRVVDKANLLSPAVEADLTGKLEGLEKSTGRQLVVVTLPDLGGLEIEDYGYRLGRAWGLGDAKADNGALLIVAPNQRAVRIEVGYGLEPFLTDALSSVIINSAIVPKFKAGDMQGGIVAGTDSLIQQLTLPVGEARAQVKAAEAPARERGGGFPVWLFPIILFVVIVILSRLGGRGRRRSGLGAALPWILLNAATSSGGWNSRGNGGGWSGGGGGFSGGGGSFGGGGATGRW
- a CDS encoding TPM domain-containing protein; this translates as MQLTSADQTRIAAAVATAETRTAGEIYCVVAPRASEYREVPIIWASLLALALPPIALFAGFRPRALDALFGGWTVGHDLLISHTVLAALAAYIGLQLAVFILVLLLMMIPAVRRFATAAPLKTARVRRAALDQFLSHGLHRTKDRTGVLIFASLEERRAEVIADETIYLAAPPAVWEEVVALLVAGLKSGDLAAGYIAAIEKSGDILAAHVPPRANNPNELSDRIVVLDERS